In a single window of the Flavivirga spongiicola genome:
- a CDS encoding heavy-metal-associated domain-containing protein: MKHTYVITGMTCNGCRTSVEDKLNAIKGVLNVIVDLEKAEAIIEMSNRISIDTLQKALSDKYSISEKNESAPSAVEEVQRPSNVIEEKKSELKQLFPLFLIFGYITIASVLINYRPWSGTDFMLDFMGLFYIVFSFFKLLDLKGFPESFKMYDPLAKVMPIYRWVYPFIELALGILFLMRIQIPIALIITLVILGITTIGVTRTLLNKKTIQCACLGTALKLPMTKATFIENSIMMVMAIIMLIKTYN, from the coding sequence ATGAAACATACATATGTAATTACAGGGATGACTTGTAATGGTTGCAGAACTTCGGTAGAAGATAAACTTAATGCTATTAAAGGCGTTTTAAATGTTATTGTAGATTTAGAAAAAGCAGAGGCCATTATAGAAATGTCAAACCGTATTTCTATAGATACATTACAAAAAGCGTTATCAGATAAATATTCAATTTCGGAAAAGAACGAGTCTGCTCCGAGTGCAGTTGAAGAGGTTCAAAGACCTTCTAATGTTATAGAAGAAAAAAAATCAGAGTTAAAACAGTTATTTCCTCTTTTTTTGATTTTCGGATATATTACAATAGCATCCGTGTTAATAAATTATAGACCATGGAGTGGAACAGATTTCATGCTGGATTTCATGGGACTTTTTTACATCGTTTTTAGTTTTTTTAAACTTTTAGATTTAAAAGGCTTTCCAGAATCTTTTAAAATGTACGACCCTCTGGCTAAAGTAATGCCTATTTATAGATGGGTATATCCATTTATTGAATTAGCATTGGGGATCTTATTTTTAATGCGTATTCAAATCCCAATAGCTTTAATAATCACATTGGTTATTTTAGGAATAACAACTATAGGGGTAACCAGAACACTTTTAAATAAGAAAACAATTCAATGTGCTTGTTTAGGAACTGCACTAAAACTCCCCATGACTAAAGCAACGTTTATTGAAAATAGCATTATGATGGTTATGGCAATAATCATGCTGATTAAAACCTACAATTAA